The region tctccctctccattaaaaaaaaaattaatatgaaactCCATTACAAAGATatcccagctttttaaaaagatttatttatttatttgagggaaggaAGTGGGAAAGAGAAACCTAAGCACTCTGCAATGAGCGTGGAGACCAAATGCAGgcctcgaactcacaactccaagatcacaacctgagcagaaaccaagagtcagtgctTAAACTGaatgtaccacccaggcaccccaaaaagaTATCCCAGTTTTCTTAAGCTTTGTTAAAATtccactaaaattaaaaattacatatatatctaaatataatttttctatttccacaTATAAATATGAGTTGAGAACCTAAATCTGCAATGAAAGacataacaaaaaaatcaattgctaCTATAGTATTTCATGattttatagttattattatcattactgactatatttaaatttttttaaaaagattttatttatttattcataagacacagagagagagagagagagagagagagagagagagagagagagaggcagagacccaggcagagggagaagcagactccatgcagggagcctgacatgggacttgatcccgggctgaaggtggcgctaaaccgctaggccactgGGACTGCCTGCcctagtttaatttttaaattatactaccAGTAGTATTTCTCAAAGACTAAGAAAATATGGCTAGTCATATAGTTTTATTTAGTCAAAGGCACAATATCAGAGAAACATAAGAGCATGttgctatatatttaaatatagtcTGATAACTGAGTTACACTCAAGACTTGCTAAATGTCCATGAGACTCTAAAATCTCATTTcaatggtgcctgggtggctcggtcagttaagtgtctacttctggctcaggtcatgatcccaggggcctgggatcaagccccgagtcagactccctgctcagtgaggagtctgcttctccctctctcttgtccTCTGCACGCCCCCCATCATGTGTACATGCATAGTCCGTCTcgcaaataaaaaatctttaaaaaaaatgtatcttaaagCCTCATTTACAATAATAACCTTCTGTATAATTAatctataaaatgcaaaatgaaatccAATTTGGGTCTTTGCAACCAGGAAAACTTCTAGACCAAATTAatctaggataaaaaaaaaataaagttctacaACTGACTACAATCTTTCTGCTGTTTCCAGATACACTTTCAATTTGGGAAGCATCAAATATAAAGCAGGAAAGGCTAgcaaataaataaccttttaaaaaatttgaagtaggggtgcctagctggctcagttggtagaacatgtgactcttaataTTGGGGTCCTGAATttaaaccccatgttgggcacagagcttactaaaaaaaaatttaagattaaaagtttattcaaaaaataaatttaaaaaaattgaagtagtATCGCCATGAGAAAGTAGAAAGAACAAATGTGAGAAATACCACAcacaggggcacttggctggctcagtccatagagcatgcaacttttgatcttggggttgtgagttcgagccccacactggtgGTTGagattacttacataaataaaaattaaacaaaacaaaacaaacaaaaaaaaggaaataccacCCTGTCCCCAACACACAATATCGGAGTCCTACTTACCTCATGGGCTAACATTTTATAGAGTTCTTCTCTAGTTACAGAAATCCTTTCTCTGTCTGTACTGTCCACAACAACTATTACAaactaaaataattacaaaaaaattagtgattatacaatttgatatttataaaatttataaagtattCATTTAATTTACAGATTTCTCTCTAATATCAAGAGATTAGAACCTTGTGGTATGGTATTACCGGAAAACCAGATACCTACTACACATTGTGAAGGCTAAAGGTTTGATCCATTTTTAATGCAAAGCTAACACTCAATTAGAATATTGTTAACATTCTAACCAACATATAACACGTTTGTTTTCTAAATTAGTATCTTCAATGGTAATGGGCCTATATCCAACTATATGCACTTAagtcaatatgaaaaaaatacattgtgatcctaaattttagatatttctacAGATAGTTTTATTAAGATCAATTTGAAACTCTACAAGGGCATGATATGGGAGTAATGTGACacttaaatcaatttttaaaaatcagccagTTGAAAGAATAAATCCATTATCTAAAACCATGCTCTCttctttatataaatggtatcTGCTGCCTAAAAGCACAACTCTTTCCTGAACTGATGATGAGACTAGCATCAGAAGATGCAAGGAGACTTGTAAAGGAGCCACGCAGGACCGAGCTACACTGCCCCTCCTCCTCGACTCTACCAGCACCAAAAAATacaaggggaaaaagaggagaagtAGTCACTTTATGACGGCACTGGTGATGCCCAAGTTAACTTTGCTTCTAATTAACTTGCgctgtttgttttttagaagtaGCTTTTCATTTCCAGATAAACCACTGTTAATTTTCAGgtcctttctatttttcagatttcattaaCCATATGGCAGATGCTGCTAAGAGCTGCTACTTTACTTCTCTCACTTGATACTTACTGATATGTGACTTCGTTACTGTAAGATCAGTTCTAACccaaggcattaaaaaaaacactcaatTTTTAAGATGTCATAAGTTTGATACCTGCAGCATTATACACAAAAGTATTAACCATATatacctttcctttccttttccaaataacGTGACCAAATGCTTACTGAAGTTTTAGGGGACCAACTCATTAGAGACACTTAATAGTGACATAATATTAAAGACataatattcatctttatataCATTTGAAGTTTTATTATCTTATAATCAGCACTACAGAAACAATTGTCACAGCCTTTCAATTAATAAGATCGATATAATGAAGTTGTCAAATATCATGGGTCTAAAATTTCCTCTTGGGAAATAACATGCAAAAAAAACCCATCGGTTATGTCTAAATTGCTTatgaccaaaaagaaaaggattctTTCATGTGCAACCGTGCTACATAAAAGAGCATACATAGTAAGAATTTTGGCCAGGATTCAATCCTCCAAAACCCTCTCATTTAACTAGGATTTTCTCTATGCctacaaaaattaaatagtaagACAAACTGTGAGATGGAACTCACTGTAAAAACAACTATTTAAGTTGTGAGATCAATACATAATCAGAGTAATCAATCACCCCTCATTCCAATTCTCCCTACAGAGGTTCAATGAGAGTGGATATACAATGACCCCAAAACAAGGAATCAAAGACTCCACTATGTTTAAACTCTACTTTTATTAACATACTGGGATATTTCAAAAAGATTATAAGAGTTCACATCTAGAAGTTGTTTCCCAAGCATTCTGTTCATAGAAGTTTTTAGTATATTAAGAAACATTACCTCTGTGTTAGTATAGTAAGTGTTCCAAGAAGAACGAAGAGATTCTTGGCCACCAATATCCCACATTAGGAAACGTGTATTATTAATCACTATTTCTTCTACATTACTTCCTATTGTAGGTGATGTATGTACAACTTCATTCATagaactggggggaaaaaagttcaaatatattGTAATTAGCAATTAGCTAGACTGAGCATTTTTCATTCAAGGGATAAACCAGcatgagtttttatattttatacccaAATGGACTTTTTCTGCTAACTTATAAGTGTTAAGGGTTTAAAAAGATGGAACTAGATAGTGAACTATCTGAAATGCTGTAGATTCATTCccagaaattatataaatagtaTTTCTCTACTTTCTACAAAAAAACTGAACATGCTCAATGTCATATAAATTTCTAGTTCTCTTGAAACAGTTGCTTAAATCTGGCTCCTGGTTTAGAGTCAAGCTACCTTTTTACAGAATAATTTGGGTTCCATGTAATTTTTGTATTGCTTTTGTTAACCAAATATCAcccaggcagaaaaaaataactgtaaacaataaaatgaacattttaaagtaGTTAACACTTACAATTGGTAAAGGATGGTAGTTTTCCCTGCATTATCCAGCCCAACAATGATAACCTTGTGCTCTGAAATAAAGAAACACCAgccatttattaattaaaaacacacatttttatatgtcCTATTTTATACATTCTTTCCAGTTATGTTATAGTTCCATACGTGGCACTTGTTACCCTTTTGGAATTCAAGACTATGCCAGCAAGAGCGGAGTGTGCCATTTGTTTCACCGTCCCCACCCTCTCATTCCACACAGAGAACTCTTATCTCTCCAGGAGCCAGACGCACCATATTTTCTCTGCTCTGTGGAAGTCTTATCTCACTAAAGTATCCCATATGTAATCACAATTGACAAATGACTCAAAGTGTAAACGTTTCATACCGGAGTAGGCCATTTCAGTTCTAACTGTGAATTTTAGGCATCAACTGGGTATATGTATGCGAGGTGggataaatgagaaagaaaaaaaggtcagCCTTGAAATCTGGTAGCAAGAGGGCCAAGTCTCAACACTGGTGATCAAAAACGGAGTACGTTTAACACAGTGGTTCCAACGTAACAACCAAATCTCAGGATGTAGGACTGTGGTGGCAGTGACTCCCTCTTTGGCCTCTATGGCACCAGTTTCCTCCTTCGTCTCTTGAGATTTTTTCTTCCCACGGACTCCTCTTCCTTGGGTCTGCCTTCAAAGACATTTATGTTCCGCAGAGCTGTCTGTCTTCGTACATTCTCCCCACATTTCAGCAGGGCACTCTTAGGACCCGTCTATTTCCATGCAACCTAAGGACCACTCAAAGCTAGCACTGTGGGGAAGAACCTCGTTTCCAAAGATGGCCTTTGGATGCTCATGCCCCGTAGAGTCCTCCCAGGCTCCCGACCCCCTGTGGATTGCAGCTGGTCTTATGACTCACTGGTAACCAACAGAACCCCACCTATCTAGTAGACAGACACAGCGCCACTCAACATACCCCAAACCCAAcattcacatctttttttctatttctatcatACCTAATTTGCTTAATGGCTTTGCCATAAATTCAGATGCCCCTGGAGTTTATTCAATCTTTCCCTCAACCCCAACATCTAATTTGTCATCAAGCTCTACATATTCCCCCTCAATACTATATCCTGAACCTGCCTCCTTCTGACTGTCCTGGTGTAGCCCCCCTATTTCTTACTGTAAAGCCTTCCCCGGGTGACTGCCTCCAATCCACCTTTCTATAGTCTCCGCAGTCATTGTCCTCCACCACCACGATGGTTAACGGAGGctctctggggatgcctggtgggtCAGCTGGTTGtgtgactcctggtttcagctcaggttaggatctcagggttgtgaaactgagcctcacggggagcctgctctATGCTCAGGATTCTCTATGTCTCCTCCTGCCACCCGCCACACCTACACGCACCCGCTGTCCttctctctaaaagtaaataaataaaaagaaaatgacagctCTCCATTTTGACAGGAACACAAGGCACAAGTCCTCAGCCTACTAAACACAGATGGTCCTAACTGACCAGGCTTCAGCTTTCGCTCTCTCCACTGTCCCCAGGTGTCTAACTGAAATCAAGCCATTCTCCCCACATAGGCCACATAGCTTCCCAGCAAACATTTTTCTAACTCTACTCAGTTTTCCCTGAGCTGGAATTATCTTCTCTAGTCCTCCATTTAGGGAATTCCTactaatcttttaaattaattttccccAGAAACCACCCCCCCACTTTCTCGGGCTTTTCTAAAATACCTCTAATGTCACACTTATAATTATTGACACATACACTAGCCTTCAAAGCTTAATGAGGCACCTTTCAAGCCTACAGATCCCATGCTATTCATCTTTATAATCCCAGTAACTACAACTTTTCCTGGCACAAagtactcaatacatatttaaCCAATTAatattcattctataaataatGAGGAacataaatataatcaataatttggggatccctgggtggcttagcggtttagcgcctgcctttggcccagggagcagtcctggagtcccgggatcgagtcccgcgtcaggctccttgaagggaggctgcttctccctctgcctgtgtctctgcctctctctctatcatgaataaataaataaataaatctttaaaaaaatcaataatttgaGGTTCATAACACCTCACAGTAAGGATATCTTTAAGAAAAGCCTTTTCAGTCAGATGGCAGGGTTTTCCAAATAGTTGCCATTTACTATGGAGGGGAATTCCTATCATACAAAAAAATGGACGATGGAGTAAATAGAGTTTCAATACAATCCATTTAATCCAATCACTGGTCTATTTGAAAAAAGGGCGGGCAGCTTAGAACCACTAGGGTTATAAAGGCACAGGACAACACTTCCCCCATATaggctctttaaaaaatttttaaagattcagggCCCACTCTCACTTCAGAGGTGACTAGGGCAAAGGAACTGAGAAAATTATCAGACACAAAGATgacacttattttaaagaaagggtTAATAACATGTAGAGGGCATGCTAAGGTAAATTCAGTTGCATGACCACCGAAAGGCCTCATCGGGTGACATTTCCCTGACGGATGTGCCTACTGTACGGCCCTTCCTCTCCGAGGTCCACAAACTCAACCTGCTACTATCTCCGAGTAGGACTCAGAGAAGGTAATTCACACACTGATACATAAACAAGAACGCCAGAACGAGTCATATATAATGAGACCAAATGCTCGAGACCACCTGACCAGTGCAGTCTCTCCCTAAGAAAAAGTCACAGGCTGGAGGGTGGCTGAATTAAAATCAGATTACTTGGGGAACATGGAATCCCATCAGAGGCAGTATTTCACAGGCTGCAATGACTTGATAAATCCATCTTCACATTAGGGCCATCAGCCTTTCTAATACTGTATTAACTTCCTTTGGAAATCCTTAGGCTCCTTCACCACCTCAGCCTATTCTTCCCATTACCAACATGGAACAGAATTctatacaaaaccaaaaaaaaaaaagaaaaaaaaattgtaaccaaAGAGTGTTCTAAGCTACTCCAAAACAAATAtgctgcaaagcctaaaatacaaCATGCATAATAGGAGATAATGTTATTACGGGAAAACGTAGTAAAACTTTTAGCTATTCCAATTCTTTGATGCATGTGATTCATTACAGATCTAGTGTTTAGTATGAcatttcttttacagagtctatgccatgggatgcctgggtgactcagggcgagaccccggggtcccgggatcaagtcccacatcgggctccctgcaaggagcccgcttctccctctgcctgtgtctctgcctctttctccctgtgtctctcaggaataaataataaaatatttctaaaaattaaataaataaaggggtaTCTATGCCACAGCATTCTTAACAGTTATTCAGATAACCCCAAACAACTACCCACTGTTATAATGCTTGGACAGAATTCTGAATTATCATTTACTTTTACTGTTTTGTCATGAAAATGCTCCTGTTTCCGCACTTCCCTCTCTTTCGAATCGCCCAGGCAGCCTATCAGTTCCAGTCATTGTCAGGTTCTAGAAGTCAAGATATGCTCCTCCAGTCAGTAAATTAAATAAGAAGATGTCACTGTCACCCTGGAAGGCTTCTATCTCTGTAAAtcacatcaaagtaaaaaaacacaaatactaaGGCAGATAAGTTGAGAGTCATCCTGATTCTTCATTCTCACCTCATATCTATACTATATGAAACCCTAATTTTATCTTATATAGAACAAAACATCCATTTGTCATATTCTCTATCATTCTTCCAATCCTTAGAACACAGCCTAGAAAGAGCATATGCTTAATAGGGTACACAGAAATAAATCAGatctgggtgttattctatatgttggcaaattgaacaccaataaaaaataaatttatataaaaaaaaaaaagaaataaaccagatCTGGGAGATATAAAGGTCTGATCAGGTCACTTggtattaaaaattcaattttcaaaatCTAAAAGTATCAAGACAAAAGTCTGAAAACAAACTTGCTATGTATACAGTGATAGTGAGGtttcaggaaaaatgaaaaagaaaacttgtttcCCACTGAGAGGCTGCTGAATGAAAGGGATGACTACACACGGCATGGTTAGGGACGCAGTCAGGAAAGAGAGACCACACAATGATCTGAACTTGcaaagtttaatataaagaaaataactgttaaaGAGGAGCAAAGTAATGAGGGATTGGctaataaaaaataactgtaatGAGTAGAGGGCTGACGGTATTGTCGGTCCCCGAGAGAGTCCGCTGGCTGCGCGAGCGGCCCGGCCCGAGGGGGCCGCGGACCTCACCGGGCCTGGCATGGGCACCTGCTGGGCTGAAGTCCTCCCTCCTGGCTGCGGGGAGCTCTGGGAGGCATCCTGGGGAGGGCCTCCTGCCGGGGTCGGTCGCAGCCCTGAGGCCGCATCCCCCAGCCTGTCCACCCGCGGGCTGCCGGCGCGGCGGGAAGGCAAGTGTTGGCAGCACCCAGCTTCACCCTACCTGCAAGGACGACGGCAGCCGAGCCTATGGTCCCAGTCCACGCCCGGGGCCCCAGCGGCGGCCTCGACACTCCCCGCGACCTAGTCCTCTCCAGGGACTGCCACCTGTCACACGGCCGTCAGCAAGGAGACCTCACCACTCACTCCTAGTTCACCTCGGCCGCCCTAACGTGAATCCTTCTACTacagtttttctgttttaaaagaacaCTGACCACAGCACCAGATGACCCACGTCACAATCCCAGGCCGATCTCTTAACCGTGGAGCCTTAAACAAGTGTTGCGCTGTCCCTCACAGTGTTGTCGTAACGAATAAATTTAAGTGAAGCCTGAATCAACCAATCTGTGTATGACACTTAGAACATAACCTTGGGGGATGCCCGGGGGGCTCGGTGGTTGaccctctgccttgggctcagggcgtgaccccggggtcccaggttcgagtcccgcgtcggctccccacagggagcctgcttctccctcggcctgggtctctgcctctctctctgtgtctcatgaataaataaataaaatcttaaaaaaaaaaaaagagaacctcaCCTTGCACAAGTCAGCTAATGttaattgctattattttatcTATAGGGATGGGGTTAacttattttctgtctccccacACTAGAATGAACACTCCATAAAGGCAGGGAGGATTTGTGTGTTTTGTTCCCTGCTTTATCCCCACCACCTACAACAATTCCTGGCACAAACAgctgctcaaaaatatttaataaaccaCTGATCACAGCCCTTCTATATTAAAAGACACGAGTGGCAACTCTTCAAAGTCCTAATGTAATAAAGGCTTGTAGCTTAGTAACTGAGAAATAATTAACagggaagaaaatcaaagaaaaaaattatgccaatcgcttctttattttcttattttttccggggtgggggagggcagagggcgaGAGAAGCTGAGGCAGGCTCAACGCCCAGCGCGGAGACGGTACAGAGCCCTCCACGGGACTccctcccacaaccctgagatcaagacctgagctgaaatcaagagtcagacgcttcaatgactgagccacgcaggcgccccccAATCTCTTCTTTAATAAGACCAATGTCTGCAACATATTTTTTCGGTGATTTAATTTGGCATTTATGTGTGGCCTCGGAGAATTGCTCCACtggaacctcagtttcttctgggGAAAGAATAACTGCTAAGAACTGTTGAaatgggttttttcccccttttaaatgATGGATACAACAGCATCTAACACAAAATTTATATTCTACTGAACCTAAACATCACCTAAAGGCAACCTCTGGTTTTTCAAGTTTGGGCAGGATGCAATTAGCTTTCACTGTGCACTCAGCCAAGCGATGCTTAAATTGAAATTATTCTAAAGGTGTTTCAGAAAAGAGCGATATGGTATGGATTAAGTTTCATTAGCATGGCCAATTCTGCAATCCCCTACAATCTTCCTTCCAAGAGTTTAGGTGCAAAGAACACAAGATTGTGTTATGTATCTTCTGAGTGTAAAATAAAGCATCCAAGATATATCTGAcacatatgacatatatatttatatatatgtgactTATATATTTCCAATTTAAAAGTA is a window of Vulpes lagopus strain Blue_001 chromosome 24, ASM1834538v1, whole genome shotgun sequence DNA encoding:
- the ARL5A gene encoding ADP-ribosylation factor-like protein 5A, whose product is MGILLTRIWRLFNHQEHKVIIVGLDNAGKTTILYQFSMNEVVHTSPTIGSNVEEIVINNTRFLMWDIGGQESLRSSWNTYYTNTEFVIVVVDSTDRERISVTREELYKMLAHEDLRKAGLLIFANKQDVKECMTVAEISQFLKLTSIKDHQWHIQACCALTGEGLCQGLEWMMSRLKIR